From Plectropomus leopardus isolate mb chromosome 4, YSFRI_Pleo_2.0, whole genome shotgun sequence, the proteins below share one genomic window:
- the tmx2b gene encoding thioredoxin-related transmembrane protein 2-B, with the protein MALLTPLFAFLYHLPQVYKWLLKPYYIASLFMSIAFLAVRKTPGICDHLSTQREDGNSCDFDWREVEILMFLSAIVMMKNRRAITVEQHVGNIILFSKVANVILFFRLDIRMGLLYLTLCIVFLMTCKPPLYMGPEYIKYFSDKTIDDELERDTRVTWIVEFFANWSPECQSFASVYADLSLKYNCSGLKFGKVDVGRYGEVSKKYKVSTSPLSKQLPSLVLFQGGKEVMRRPQVDKKGRAVSWSFTEENIIREFNLNELYQKSKKLNKTKGDKISQSQFPPVPEEDEPEQQGALAEEVESESKKDK; encoded by the exons atggcTCTGCTAACGCCGTTATTCGCTTTCTTGTACCACCTGCCGCAGGTGTACAAGTGGCTGCTGAAGCCCTACTATATAGCCTCTCTCTTCATGTCTATAGCCTTTCTAGCTGTCCGCAAGACGCCTGGCATCTGCGACCACCTTTCCACACAGCGAGAGGACGGCAACTCCTGCGACTTCGACTGG AGGGAGGTGGAGATCCTCATGTTTCTCAGTGCCATCGTCATGATGAAGAATAGAAGAGCGA ttacTGTGGAGCAGCATGTGGGCAACATCATCCTGTTCAGCAAAGTGGCCAATGTCATCCTGTTCTTCAGACTGGATATCAGGATGGGACTGCTTTACCTGACGCTCTGCATAG tgtttttgatgaCCTGTAAGCCTCCTCTTTACATGGGACCGGAGTACATCAAATACTTCAGCGACAAAACCATTGAT GATGAGCTGGAAAGAGACACTCGCGTGACGTGGATCGTTGAATTTTTCGCCAACTGGTCTCCGGAGTGCCAGTCCTTCGCTTCTGTCTACGCTGATCTCTCTCTCAA GTATAATTGCTCCGGTCTCAAGTTTGGAAAAGTGGACGTCGGACGTTACGGAGAGGTTTCCAAAAA GTACAAGGTGTCTACCTCTCCGCTGTCCAAACAGCTTCCCTCCTTGGTGCTGTTTCAGGGAGGAAAGGAGGTGATGCGGCGCCCACAGGTAGACAAGAAGGGCAGAGCTGTATCCTGGAGCTTCACTGAG GAGAACATCATCCGAGAGTTCAACCTGAACGAGCTCTAccagaaatccaagaaactCAACAAGACCAAAGGAGACAAGATCAGCCAGTCCCAGTTCCCACCGGTCCCCGAGGAGGACGAGCCAGAGCAGCAGGGAGCCCTCGCAGAGGAGGTGGAGTCTGAATCCAAGAAGGACAAATAA